The genomic window CACTGAGCGTTGCTTCCATTACCTGGAGTCTGCTCCCGTCCGCATCACGGGCTTTGATGTGCCCTACCCCTACTCCAAGCTCGAGATGCACCACCTGCCGGATCTGGACCGGATCCTCGACGGCGTCGATCGCGCCTTGGGCCGCCCCAACTCGCTGAGTGGACTGGAAGGATGAACCTCACCATGATCAAGGAATTCAAGCTGCCGGATCTTGGTGAAGGCCTGACGGAATCGGAAATCCTCAGCTGGAAGGTTGCGGTGGGGGACACCGTCACGCTGAACCAGGTCATTGCCGAGGTGGAAACAGCCAAGGCTGTTGTGGAGCTGCCCTCACCCTTCGCCGGAGTGGTGGCCCAACTCCATGAGCAACCCGGCACGGTGGTGGAAGTCGGCAAGCCGATCGTCTCCTTCGAGGTGGACGACGCCGGGTCCTCCAGCGGGGGAGGCGCGGCGGACGCTGCCGGTGGGTCAGCCGGCGGGGCCTCTGTGAAAGGTGCACCGGCCACTGCCGCTGCCGAAGCTGTGGGGAGTCCGGCAAAACGTGAGCCGAACCTGGTGGGCTACGGCGCCGTCGTCGAACATTCAGGCCGGCCCGCTCGGCGTGCCCGCGGCCAGGTCCAGGAAATAAAGCCGCAATCGCCTGCTACCCCGGCGATTTCGGGGCCGGCAGCCTCGCCCCAGGCAGAAGCCGCAGTCTCCGAGCGTCCCCGATCCACCCCGCCGGTCCGAAAGCTTGCCCGCGATCTCGGAATCGAACTTGAACGCATCTCCGGTACCGGACCGGGTGGGCTCATCACCCGCGATGACGTCCTGGATTTCTCCGGAGCTTCGTCGGCTGCCGCGCAAGCTCAAGTTCCCCCTGCCGAAGGCGGGCGCGAAACCCGGACACCGATCAAGGGGGTCCGGAAGTTCACGGCCGCGGCCATGGTCCAAAGCGCTTTCACTGCGCCCCACGTGACAGAGTTCCTGACCGTTGACGTCACCGCAACCATGGAGTTGTTGGCCAAGCTCAAGGGCAACAGGTCTTTCGAAGGCTTCAAGTTGACTCCGCTGACCATCGCCGCCAAAGCTGTCCTCGTGGCGTTGCGGAACAACCCCACGCTGAATTCGCGCTGGGACGAGGCCAGCCACGAGATCGTCCAGTTCAACTACGTCAACCTGGGCATCGCCGCAGCAACGCCGCGAGGCCTGACGGTTCCGAACATCAAGGATGCGGACAGGATGTCGTTGCGGGAGCTTTCCACAGCGCTGACGGAACTGACTGATACCGCCCGTGCGGGCAAGACCTCCCCGGGCGACCTGTCCGGCGGGACCATCTCGATCACCAACATCGGCGTGTTTGGCATCGACGCCGGGACTCCCATCCTGAACCCCGGGGAGGCTGCCATTGTTGCCCTGGGCGCGGTAAGGAAGGCGCCCTGGGTGGTCAATGACGAACTCGCCGTCCGCCAGGTCATGTCCCTCAGCCTGTCCTTCGACCACCGCTTGGTGGACGGTGAACAGGGATCACGGTTCCTTGCGGACCTTGGCGCCATTCTGGCCGACCCCGCCATGGTCATGACCATGATCTAGCGGTACCGAAGCTGCGCCGGCCCATCCCTTTACGAGTGCTTGCAGGAAACTGCAGTTAAGGGATGGGTCGTCGCGCGTCAGTCCTCGGTGGGAGTAGTGCGGTTGGAATGGACTGCCCGCCAGCTGTGCTCTGGTTCGAAGCCCAGGAGCCTGCGGGCTTTGTCGATCGACAACATGGTTTCGTGCTCGCCCAGTTCCTTGAGGATCTCGACGCCGGGAAAGACTTCCGCCGCCAACTCCGCGCTGCTGCGACTCATCACGGTGTCGGCTGCGGCGATGATGAAAGCCTCGAACCCCGGTTCGGCATGTTCCAGGGCCCTGACCACTGCCAGTGCGCCATCCCGGGCGTCGATGTAGCCCCACAGATTCCATTTACGCAGTGTTGCCTCGGAGTCGAAGGACGGGAAGGCATCGTAGTCCTCGGGGTCCATGACGTTGGAGAACCGCAGCGCCGTGATGCTTAGTTCCGGATCCCACCGAGTGAGCTGGATGGCCATCTGCTCCTCAAGATGCTTCACCAGCGAGTAAGTGCTCTCCGGCCGTGCCGCATACTCTTCATCCACGGGAATGTACGGAGGGGCGATGTCGAAGGGGAGTCCAAGCACTGTTTCGCTGGAGGCATACACCACCTTCTTGATGCCCGCCCGCCGTGCAGCCTGGAACACGTTGTAGGTAGAGACCATGTTGTTCTCGAAGATCGCGGCGTCGGGAGCCAGTCCCGGTGCGGGGACGGCGGCCAGGTGAACAATGGCATCCAGGCCGTCGTGTTGATCGTCCAAGCCCAGGACTACATCAAGGACCTGCCCATAATTGCGGAGATCCACTGCGACGTATCCCTTGCCGCGGGTTCCGGTGCGGTCCAAGTTCAGTACCTGGTGGCCATCCTGCGTGAGCCGGCGGACCACGCTCCTGCCCAGTTTTCCGCTTCCGCCGGTGACGGCAATCCTCATGGGTTTCTCCTTTGCATCGGTGGTCCATGGACCCTGCTGCGTCGAATGCGGTCGGTTGCTTCTCTGCGTCGATTCGCCAGGGCTTCGAATTTCAGCCTAGGGGAGCCGCGGCAGAAAACATCCTCCCAAGCTGGCCCTGGCAGTCCTAGGCATGCCGAAGCCAACCAAGGGGACAAAATATCCGGTGAAGGGCGCCATTAGGAAAAATATATAGACCGGTCTATTATTTTTCCATGGCATCAAAAGGAAACCTCACCAAAGCGCGGCTCGCGGAGTCAATGCTCGAACTCATCCAGACCAACGGCTACAGCGGAACAGGGCTTAATGCCGTGATCGAACATGCCGCGGCCCCGAAGGGATCGATCTATTTCCACTTCCCCGACGGGAAGGAGGGACTTGGCGTCGCGGCGGTCGAACTCGCCGCAAAGCAGTTCGAGACGCTGATAACTGAAGCGGCAGTGTCGGCAGGCAGTGCCGCCGGGGCCGCCCGGGCTGCCATCGAGGCGCTGGCTTCCCTTGTCAGCGGAAGCAACTTCCGGCTGGGTTGCCCGGTCTCTGTAGTCACTTTGGAGATGGGTGCGGAGAACGAGCGGCTGAGGGGGGCTTGCGCGGCTGCCTTCGAATCCTGGATTGCCCCCACGTCCGCGCTCCTGGAGGCCAATGGTATTGACGCCGCCGAAGCCCGGTCCCTGGCAACCGTTGTTGTGTCGATGATCGAAGGGGCGGTGATCCTCTCCCGTGCCATGCAGAGCACCCAGCCCTTGCTTTCGGCCGCAGACGTCGTCGCAGAACTCATTGATCAGCGCTGCAAAGCCACCGGGGGAGCGCGATGACCTCGAATGAAAAGCCCCGCCATGCCTTGGTCTTCGGCGCCTCGGGTATGGTCGGCCGGCACCTTGTCCTTACCCTTGCCGAAGCCGGCGCGCACGTCACGGCAGCAGTGCGAACCGCCGCCTCCGGAGCACGTGTCCAGCGCTGGGCAAGGGAGCATGGCCTCGCGCAGGGCATCAGCACGGCGATCGTCGACTTCGATTCCGCCGGGATCATCGTCGGTGACCCAGCGGCATTCGAATTGGTCACCGAAATCCACAACTGCGCCGGATCGTACCGGTTTGGGATGACTGCCGGGGAGGCGCGCCAAGCGAACGTTGGCATCGTCGAGAAGCTGATCGACTTCGCCGCGGAACTGCCCAATCTTCGGCGCGTGGTCCATGTGTCGGGCTACCGGGTTGGCGGACAGGACCCGGCGACCGTGCCATGGTCCGATGACCATCGCGACGCGTTGTACAAGGAACTTGGCGCGTACGAGGCATCAAAGGTCGAATCCGACGCCATTTTCCAGGCCAGGGCCCTTGAACGCGGAGTGCCCTGGACCCTGGTCAATCCATCCAGCGTGATCGGTGACAGCGTGACCGGTGAGTCCGATCAGCTCATCGGGCTGGCATCCACCATTGAGCAAATCCACAACGGCACCGTTGCCGCATTGCCGGGAAACCAACGGACATTCCTTCCGGTGGTCACTGTCGACTACCTGGCGGCCTTCATGACGGCCGCAGCTGTAGATCCCACCGCTGCCGGCAAGTCATATTGGATTCTCGACGACGCCACCCCGCCACTGGCAGACCTGCTCACCCATGTGGGCGAACATCTTGGCGCGAAGGTCCCGCGGGTCAGGATGCCGGTCAGTGTGATCAAGCGGCTCCCGCAGCGGATCACCAAGGCCGATCCCGAGACGCTCACGTTCATGTCCGAGGACCGCTATCCCACCGGATCCGCCATCGAACTGGCAGGCAAGCATGGAATCCGCATGCCAGACGTGCTGGTCGCCTTGGAGCGCTGGGCCGACTACCTGGCTGCGCATCGGTTTGGCACCGTCTCAGGTGCTGGCCGTCGTTTCGTCAACGTTGGTGGCCTGAGGACCTTCGAACTGGGCGCGGCCAGCTCCAGCAGGGTTGTCTTTCCCGGCTTGCCGGTCAATGCAGACACATGGGCCGACGTCGCATCCGGGATCGGCGCACGCGTTCTCGACCTGCCCGGGCTCGGCCTCAGCGGTGGATCGGGCATTCAGGACTGGGAGCAGTGGCTGCCCGCTGTCCTGGGTGGCGAACCCGCCGACCTCATCGGCCACTCCATCGGAGCGGCTGCGGCAGTGGTGGCTGCTGATCGGTTCCCCGGGCAGGTCAAGTCCCTCACACTGATCGCACCATTCTTCCTCCAGCCCCGAAAGGGCGCATTGGCCAGGGTGCAACCTCTCGCGCGCACCTACCTCCGGCACACCGGCTCCACCCGACTCTCGCATCAGCTAACAGGATCGGGCGGGTACGCCACAGCCCTTGAGTCCAGCGTCAGCGACCTCAAACGAAGCCGCGGCAGGAGGGTGGCTGAGCACCTCGCCCATGCCGGGTCCAAGCATTGGCGCGCCGAACTCCAGGACGCGCTGTGGCGATTCAGCGGCAGTGTCCGCATCATCACGGGAAGCGATGACCCCATCGCCCCGGAGATGGTTGAGCGCCTTGAATCACTTCCGCAGGTCCAGCTGATCCGGGTACCGGGTGCAGGGCACCATCCGCAACTGACCCATGGCGGGGATCTCATCGCCCTCCTCCAGGGTGCACTCACGTTTGGGGTCCACTCGCATCAGGGGTTCCATCGCACCGCCAAGGCGGCCGGTCCGGCTGCGTCATGAGGTGACTCAGCGGTTGGACGAGCAGGTAATTACGCCGGCACGAGGGCAGCCAGGGCCATCTGTTCGAGGATGGGCCTGGCTGACTTCACGGCAATTTTCCTCCCGTGGTGGCGCACCGAGTGGGGTGTGGAGTTGATAAGGCCGAAGGCTGCATGAGCCCGGACCCGAAGGCCGGGGACATCGGCGTCGGTGTGGAGGCGGGCAAGGACGTCTACCCACGTTTCGACGTAACTGCGCTGGAGCGACCTGACTTCGGCCTGGTCGGTGTCACTGAGGCTTCCGAAGTCCCGGTCCTGAACGCGGATGACGTCAGGGTTGCTGAGCGCGAAGTCGACCTGGAATTGGATCAATCCCTTCAGCGCGGACAGGGGGTCCTCCGCTTCGGATACCACCTTTGACCCGCCGTCCAACAGGTCCCGGCTGACGCTGAGCAGCAGCTCTCCGAGGACCGCCTGCTTGCCTGGAAAGTGCCGGTAGACGGCGGGTCCGCTGACTCCCGCTGCTGCGCCAAGATCTTCAAGGGACACGCGGGTAAAACCGTTCTCCGCAAAGAGTCCGGCGGCCGCGGACAACAGGGCCAGTCGCCGGAGCTCCTTGGCCTGCCCCCGCTGCGTTGCAGCGGCACGGGTGCCGTTGTTGCTTGCTTCCGGACCTCCGGTCACTTTTCCTCCTAAGTGCCAGTGCCGGACCCAACCCCTGCTGGTTCGGCTGTGCTGGACATCACAGTTAATAAAGACTAACCTAAATTTCAGTTACGTGGCACTAACCGAAATGGCCTGCGGCCGGGAATGGAACAGGGGTCGATGGAGACAATTTCCAAGCTGGCGGGAACGGCCGGTGGCACCTTTGAAGCCAATCAAGCGGCACAGCGTGCCCTGGTGGCAGAACTCAAGGAACGCCTGGCGACCACGGCCCTCGGCGGCCCGGCCGCGTCACGAGAGCGGCACATCGCCCGCGGCAAACTGCTGCCGCGTGAACGCATCGACTACCTGCTCGATGACGGCAGCCCATTCCTGGAGATCGCACCCTTGGCTGCGAATGGAATGTACAACGACGATTCACCAGGTGCCGGGGTGATCGCGGGTATCGGGCTGGTTCACGGCAGGCATGTCCTGGTGATCTCCAATGACGCCACCGTCAAGGGCGGCACCTACTATCCCATGACGGTGAAAAAGCATCTCCGGGCCCAGGAGATCGCCTTGGAAAACAAGCTGCCCTGCATCTACCTCGTAGATTCCGGTGGAGCATTCCTTCCCAAGCAGGACGAGGTTTTCCCGGACAAAGAGCACTTTGGCCGGATCTTCTACAACCAGGCCAAAATGTCAGCGGCCAAAATCCCGCAGATCGCCTCTGTCATGGGATCGTGCACGGCAGGTGGCGCCTACGTACCTGCCATGAGCGATGAGACCATCATCGTTCGGAACCAGGGCACCATCTTCCTCGGCGGACCTCCCTTGGTGAAAGCGGCCATTGGCGAGATCGTCACCGCGGAGGAACTGGGCGGCGGGGACGTCCATTCAAGGATTTCCGGGGTTACCGACCACTTGGCCGAGAACGACCAGCACGCTCTGGAGATCGTTCGGGACATTGTTGCAACCTTGCCGAAGCCGGCGCAGCCGGCCTGGGACGTGTCCGACGTCGTCCTGCCGCCCGTCGTCGATCCTTCAGGAATCTACGGTGTGGTTCCCGTGGACGTGAACGCACAGTACGACGTCCGCGAAGTCATTGCCAGGCTCGTGGATGGCTCGGAGTTCCATGAGTTCAAGAAGAACTACGGCACCACCCTGGTCACCGGATTCGCGCACCTGCACGGCCATCCGGTGGGGATCGTTGCCAACAACGGGGTCCTCTTCAGCGAGTCTTCCTTGAAGGGAGCCCACTTCATCGAGCTCTGCGACCAGCGTGGCATTCCCCTGGTCTTCCTGCAGAACCTCTCCGGCTTCATGGTCGGCAAAGACTACGAACAGGGCGGCATCGCCAAGAACGGGGCCAAGATGGTCACCGCGGTGGCCACAGCCCGGGTACCCAAACTGACAGTGGTCATCGGCGGTTCCTTCGGCGCGGGCAACTACTCCATGTGCGGACGCGCGTATTCGCCGCGGTTCCTCTGGATGTGGCCGGCCGCAAGGATCTCCGTAATGGGCGGAAACCAGGCCTCCAGTGTCCTCGCAACCGTCAAACGGGATCAGTACGAGGCGGCCGGCCAGGAATGGTCTGCCGAGGATGAGGAAGCCTTCAAAGCGCCCATCAAGCAACAGTACGAGGACCAAGGAAGTCCGTATTACTCCACCGCCCGGTTGTGGGACGACGGCATCATCGATCCCGCTGACACCCGGCGGATTCTGGGAATGGCCTTGGATGTCCTCTCCCGCCAGCAACTGCCCGAGACCGCCTTCGGCCTCTTCAGGATGTGACCATGACCCTGCCAACAACAACTACAGCCCCCGCACCATCCGGCCCGGAAGTCGAACCCCGTAGTTTCAGCGCCGTCCTCGTTGCCAACCGAGGTGAAATCGCGTGTCGTGTCATCCGCACCCTGAAGGCGATGGGCATTCGATCCGTCGCTGTGTACTCGGACGCCGACAAAGACGCCGAGCACGTCGCTTTGGCCGACACCGCCGTGGCAATCGGAGGAACCGCACCTGCGGAAAGCTACCTGAGAATCGATGCCATCATCGAGGCGTGCCGTCGAAGCGGCGCCGAAGCGGTCCACCCCGGTTACGGCTTCCTGTCAGAGAACGTTGAGTTCGCCAAGGCGCTGGAGTCCGCGGGCATCGCGTTCATCGGGCCGGGAATTGGTGCGATCGACGTCATGGGCGACAAAATCCGGTCCAAGAACCACGTCATGGCCTACGGCGTGCCGTGCGTTCCGGGAATAGCCCAGCCCGGCCTGACCGACCAGGAACTGATCGAGGCGGCAGCGGAGGTGGGTTTTCCCCTGCTGATTAAGCCCTCCGCCGGTGGTGGCGGCAAAGGCATGCATGTGGTGGAACGGCCCGAAGACATGGCCTCAACCCTCGTGACGGCCAGGCGCGTGGCTGCATCCGCGTTCGGTGATGACACTCTTTTCCTGGAGCGGCTCATCAGCACGCCCCGGCACATCGAAGTACAGGTCCTGGCCGACAACCACGGCAACGTCATCCACCTCGGCGAGCGCGAGTGCTCCCTCCAGCGACGCCACCAGAAAGTGATCGAAGAAGCCCCGTCCGCCCTGTTCGAATCGCTGCCGAACGGCGCGGAGCAGCGGGCCCGCATTGGTGAGGCAGCCTGCAACGCGGCGCGGTCCGTCAACTACAGCGGCGCCGGAACCGTCGAGTTCCTGGTCTCGGACCAACACCCTGACGAGTTCTTCTTCATGGAGATGAACACCCGGCTCCAGGTGGAGCATCCGGTGACTGAAATGGTCACCGGCATCGACCTCGTGGAATGGCAGGTGAGGATCGCCGCAGGTG from Arthrobacter sp. StoSoilB20 includes these protein-coding regions:
- a CDS encoding alpha/beta fold hydrolase; translated protein: MTSNEKPRHALVFGASGMVGRHLVLTLAEAGAHVTAAVRTAASGARVQRWAREHGLAQGISTAIVDFDSAGIIVGDPAAFELVTEIHNCAGSYRFGMTAGEARQANVGIVEKLIDFAAELPNLRRVVHVSGYRVGGQDPATVPWSDDHRDALYKELGAYEASKVESDAIFQARALERGVPWTLVNPSSVIGDSVTGESDQLIGLASTIEQIHNGTVAALPGNQRTFLPVVTVDYLAAFMTAAAVDPTAAGKSYWILDDATPPLADLLTHVGEHLGAKVPRVRMPVSVIKRLPQRITKADPETLTFMSEDRYPTGSAIELAGKHGIRMPDVLVALERWADYLAAHRFGTVSGAGRRFVNVGGLRTFELGAASSSRVVFPGLPVNADTWADVASGIGARVLDLPGLGLSGGSGIQDWEQWLPAVLGGEPADLIGHSIGAAAAVVAADRFPGQVKSLTLIAPFFLQPRKGALARVQPLARTYLRHTGSTRLSHQLTGSGGYATALESSVSDLKRSRGRRVAEHLAHAGSKHWRAELQDALWRFSGSVRIITGSDDPIAPEMVERLESLPQVQLIRVPGAGHHPQLTHGGDLIALLQGALTFGVHSHQGFHRTAKAAGPAAS
- a CDS encoding TetR/AcrR family transcriptional regulator, whose translation is MTGGPEASNNGTRAAATQRGQAKELRRLALLSAAAGLFAENGFTRVSLEDLGAAAGVSGPAVYRHFPGKQAVLGELLLSVSRDLLDGGSKVVSEAEDPLSALKGLIQFQVDFALSNPDVIRVQDRDFGSLSDTDQAEVRSLQRSYVETWVDVLARLHTDADVPGLRVRAHAAFGLINSTPHSVRHHGRKIAVKSARPILEQMALAALVPA
- a CDS encoding NAD(P)-dependent oxidoreductase translates to MRIAVTGGSGKLGRSVVRRLTQDGHQVLNLDRTGTRGKGYVAVDLRNYGQVLDVVLGLDDQHDGLDAIVHLAAVPAPGLAPDAAIFENNMVSTYNVFQAARRAGIKKVVYASSETVLGLPFDIAPPYIPVDEEYAARPESTYSLVKHLEEQMAIQLTRWDPELSITALRFSNVMDPEDYDAFPSFDSEATLRKWNLWGYIDARDGALAVVRALEHAEPGFEAFIIAAADTVMSRSSAELAAEVFPGVEILKELGEHETMLSIDKARRLLGFEPEHSWRAVHSNRTTPTED
- a CDS encoding dihydrolipoamide acetyltransferase family protein encodes the protein MNLTMIKEFKLPDLGEGLTESEILSWKVAVGDTVTLNQVIAEVETAKAVVELPSPFAGVVAQLHEQPGTVVEVGKPIVSFEVDDAGSSSGGGAADAAGGSAGGASVKGAPATAAAEAVGSPAKREPNLVGYGAVVEHSGRPARRARGQVQEIKPQSPATPAISGPAASPQAEAAVSERPRSTPPVRKLARDLGIELERISGTGPGGLITRDDVLDFSGASSAAAQAQVPPAEGGRETRTPIKGVRKFTAAAMVQSAFTAPHVTEFLTVDVTATMELLAKLKGNRSFEGFKLTPLTIAAKAVLVALRNNPTLNSRWDEASHEIVQFNYVNLGIAAATPRGLTVPNIKDADRMSLRELSTALTELTDTARAGKTSPGDLSGGTISITNIGVFGIDAGTPILNPGEAAIVALGAVRKAPWVVNDELAVRQVMSLSLSFDHRLVDGEQGSRFLADLGAILADPAMVMTMI
- a CDS encoding TetR/AcrR family transcriptional regulator, yielding MASKGNLTKARLAESMLELIQTNGYSGTGLNAVIEHAAAPKGSIYFHFPDGKEGLGVAAVELAAKQFETLITEAAVSAGSAAGAARAAIEALASLVSGSNFRLGCPVSVVTLEMGAENERLRGACAAAFESWIAPTSALLEANGIDAAEARSLATVVVSMIEGAVILSRAMQSTQPLLSAADVVAELIDQRCKATGGAR
- a CDS encoding carboxyl transferase domain-containing protein yields the protein METISKLAGTAGGTFEANQAAQRALVAELKERLATTALGGPAASRERHIARGKLLPRERIDYLLDDGSPFLEIAPLAANGMYNDDSPGAGVIAGIGLVHGRHVLVISNDATVKGGTYYPMTVKKHLRAQEIALENKLPCIYLVDSGGAFLPKQDEVFPDKEHFGRIFYNQAKMSAAKIPQIASVMGSCTAGGAYVPAMSDETIIVRNQGTIFLGGPPLVKAAIGEIVTAEELGGGDVHSRISGVTDHLAENDQHALEIVRDIVATLPKPAQPAWDVSDVVLPPVVDPSGIYGVVPVDVNAQYDVREVIARLVDGSEFHEFKKNYGTTLVTGFAHLHGHPVGIVANNGVLFSESSLKGAHFIELCDQRGIPLVFLQNLSGFMVGKDYEQGGIAKNGAKMVTAVATARVPKLTVVIGGSFGAGNYSMCGRAYSPRFLWMWPAARISVMGGNQASSVLATVKRDQYEAAGQEWSAEDEEAFKAPIKQQYEDQGSPYYSTARLWDDGIIDPADTRRILGMALDVLSRQQLPETAFGLFRM